CGGATACGGTTTGGAAGGAGTACTTCCCGACGCTTTATGCTTTCGCATTCAACAGAATGAAATGGTTCCGTGGTTTAGAAAAAACGACTTTGACAGAGGAATGACAGAGGGAGTCCGGGCTGTAACATTGGTGCTTTATGGAAGCGACTATGAACCAGTTTCTCAAGGCACTTCTGATAATCACTGGAAAAGTGCCGGCAATACATTGTGGAATTTTCTAGCAAATCAGTCGCCTATGCTTTGGATATTCTTGATACTGGTAAATGTTCTCACTTATCGCATGAAGGTAAATAAAGCTCGCCCCAAAGACGGTTCAGCATTAGCAGCAATCAAAGTCCTGACACTTTACAGCCCACTTGGATGTCTTGTGTTGTTTTTTCCGGTATGGCCTGCACTTATTGCGGCATCCTTATGGTATAAGTTCTACCAAAAACAACGTGTTATTTTGCAGAGTAAGACCTGCGACTCTTGCAAAGCTGTGGCTTTACAACTTTTATCCAATGAGCTTGCAACCCCTTTATTATCTGCTTCCGAGCAAATGGAACACAAACTAGGTTCTGCCATCCACCGTATTTATCGATGTACTTCCTGCGGCTGGATATTACGGTATAAATCTGTCGTCGGAAGCGAATATAAGATGTGTAATCAATGCCATACCATTGCTTCCAAGCGTATCAGTCCGTGGAAAACAGTTAAAGAAGCCACATATTCCGATGCCGGATTGGAGGTTGCCGACTATCTTTGCCTAATGTGCGGAGATAAAAAGCAGACAACACAGAAGATTCCCCGCAAGACACCCCCAAATAGTGACAGTCCTAGTAATAGTCACAGTAGTAGCAGTAGTAGAAGCAGCAGTAGTAGTAGCGGTAGTTTTGGGGGTGGACGTAGCGGTGGCGGTGGAGCGTCAAGTAGTTTTTAAGATTGGCTATTCATTTGAAGAAGTCGATTAACCAAACAAAGACGTGGAAACACATCTCACCTGAATATTTTCATAGAAAGATGGTTATCCACTCCTTTATTCTAACTATTTTTGCATAGATAACCGAACATAAAAAAGTGAAATGAATATCGAAGAATTTAGAGAATACCGCCTGTCTTTTAAGGGAGTCCATGAGAAGATGCCGTTTCCCAATGTGCCCGACAAATATAGCCGTGACGTTCGTAAGCATTCGGCCTCGTGCGTGTTTGTTTCCCTTCTTTTCCTTCCTACCTTTGTGTCTTCATTACAATCTTAATCCATATATGTGTTCAGTATTAGTATTTTCTAGCGAAAGTGATAAACTACGTAGTCTTTTGTCCGAGTCTAACCATTTTGATTCGGTTCTTTTCATATTTGATGGTGGTCGTCGTTATAAAGTTTCGGCTTCCAGCCTTGGTATCTACCCTTACTTTGGAAGAGTACGAAGAGCTGCGCAAGGAACGTGAACGCCTTTGAAAAGGAACATGCAGAACTTCAGAGAAAGGTGGAGCGCTCTATAAGACCATTGACTTTGAACAGAAAAAACACTCTTTTCTCCGGTTCACATGAGGCGGCACATGCAGCGGCAATATTCTTTTCACTGATGGGATGTTGCAGGGAAAATAAGGTGAACCCAAAACTATGGATGCAGGACGTGTTGATTAGGGTACAGGAGAAAGAAAGAG
The DNA window shown above is from Bacteroides faecium and carries:
- a CDS encoding TPM domain-containing protein — protein: MKDKTPKSFRGIARTLLLVFCYTFGSHAFALALEHEQTVEIYKVTDVPNPRNESSSNWVSNPNQILDESYVWEINNMLLQLEDSLSIEVAVVALSSIGEDIPAEFAHKLFEHWGIGKKADDNGLLILLVLDQRKVTFATGYGLEGVLPDALCFRIQQNEMVPWFRKNDFDRGMTEGVRAVTLVLYGSDYEPVSQGTSDNHWKSAGNTLWNFLANQSPMLWIFLILVNVLTYRMKVNKARPKDGSALAAIKVLTLYSPLGCLVLFFPVWPALIAASLWYKFYQKQRVILQSKTCDSCKAVALQLLSNELATPLLSASEQMEHKLGSAIHRIYRCTSCGWILRYKSVVGSEYKMCNQCHTIASKRISPWKTVKEATYSDAGLEVADYLCLMCGDKKQTTQKIPRKTPPNSDSPSNSHSSSSSRSSSSSSGSFGGGRSGGGGASSSF